TCCACATCTGGGATCGATACGCATGCAACCTTTTCATGCGCGAGGCGGCTTGAGCGGGCGCGCTTCCGACGGCTCCGGCTTCTGGGCTCGATCTCCTGCAAGCGGGCCACAGCCATGGGAAAAGTGTCATGCCCGATCTGACGCTGGACCTTCGATACTTGAAGTACGCCGTTCAGGTCGCTGAGGCGGGTAGTTTTCGACGCGCGGCCGAGCGCCTTGCGATATCGCAATCCACCGTGAGCCGTCGGGTTCAGATACTTGAGCGCCAGCTTGGGTGCTCGCTATTCCACCGCACGCGATCAGGCGCTGATTTGACGCCCGAGGGGGAACGCTTCCTTCAGCAGGCGGTAGTGGGTGCGAGATTCCTTCGCGAAGCCGCGACGGAAATCCGCACTACACGGAAGCAGACGACCGGTGTCGTCAGGTTCGGAATGCTCGAAGCATTTCCCGCGTGCCCTATCATCGACCTTCTAGCGAGCTTCCGGCTCCGATACCCGACGATTGAGGTCAAACTCGAGGAAGGAACGTCAGAAGCAAACACACTGGGTGTCAGACGGGGGTTGCTAGACGCGGCAATCAGCCTGGGCGCGGCTAGAGACCCTGCGCTCCAAATCCGACGCCTATGTGAACCGGATCTGTTCGTCGCGCTGTCCCCAGGTCACAAATTGGCATCGCGGCCTAATCTCGTCTGGGATGACCTCTGCGGAGAAATCTTTCTGTCCCGCTCCGATGGGGCCGGACGAGAACTCGCTGCGATGCTGCGACGGATGGTCGGGGCGGTCGAGAGTGCCGTCCAACTTTCAATTCAACAGGTCAGTCGAGAGACCCTGCTGACGATGGTCGAACAGGGGTTTGGGGTTACCATCACGAGTGCGGTTCGCCGTCCAGACCTTGCTCTGGTGCCACTTCGATCCAGCCGGGCGCCGACCGCAGCAATGATCTCGTCTAGCGACAACGATAATCCAGCGCTGCCCCTTCTACTGAAGTGTTTCGACGCTCTACCCGGTATGAAA
The DNA window shown above is from Caulobacter sp. FWC26 and carries:
- a CDS encoding LysR family transcriptional regulator; this translates as MPDLTLDLRYLKYAVQVAEAGSFRRAAERLAISQSTVSRRVQILERQLGCSLFHRTRSGADLTPEGERFLQQAVVGARFLREAATEIRTTRKQTTGVVRFGMLEAFPACPIIDLLASFRLRYPTIEVKLEEGTSEANTLGVRRGLLDAAISLGAARDPALQIRRLCEPDLFVALSPGHKLASRPNLVWDDLCGEIFLSRSDGAGRELAAMLRRMVGAVESAVQLSIQQVSRETLLTMVEQGFGVTITSAVRRPDLALVPLRSSRAPTAAMISSSDNDNPALPLLLKCFDALPGMKVGAA